The genomic region AGACCTCCAAACTTCATTTCTGCCCAGAACATGGTCATATGAATTACAATGAACGCAAGAATAACAGTTCCAAGGATTCCCATGTTTCTTGAAGACCATTTACTGTTGGTAGATGGTTTAAAGTTTACATATCCCTGTGGTCTTGCCTTACGATTGTGGATCGTTAATAACAATCCATCGATTGCATGAAAAATGATACTAATGTACGTTACGTAGGATAACACTTTAACCGCAGGATTGGTTGTCATGAATAACGCGTATTCATTAAACTGGTCTCTTGCCATTTCACTAACTGGTAGTAGAAGTTGCAGATTTCCAAATAAGTGACCTACTAAAAACAGGCACAGAAAAAGGCCGGTGAAAGCCATCCAATATTTTTTTGCCAGTGATGACTTTAAAAGCGCAGATTTCGCCATAAATGTTTAGAATTATTTTTATATAAGTGCAACAAAAATACGCTTCATTCTAATTTTTAACAAGCTTTCCAAGTCTTTTTCCTGTCTATTTAGACTTAATTTAAAGTACTTTATAATTTGTTGAATCTTTGAAATACAGCGGCTTCCCGAAATTCATTTTCAACGTTTGTTGAATTCAATTTTGGCATGAGTCTGAGGGTTTTAGCAAAAGCTTAACTGAGGCTCCATATCAAAATTTTGTAATTTCACTTTTCACTGAAAAGTTTATGAAAGAAAGAACCGAGAAATTAATTCAGAAACTATCCGAAACATTTGAGGGAGACCCATGGTTTGGGCAATCCCTGATGCGAAAACTGGAGAATGTACCCTACATCATCGGTTATAAAACCTGTATTCCTAAATCACATAGCGTCGCTGAGATTGTCGCCCATCTAATTTGCTGGAAGAAATTTGTGTACGAAAAACTAAAGAATAATGAAGATTTTGATATTTCCATAGATTCTGAAATGGACTGGCCAGAGATTAAGATCCATAGCAAGGAAGAATGGGAAGAACTAAAAAGGAATCTGGTTGCAGCACAATGTCGCATTTATGAAGCATTACACGAAAAACCTGATGATTCTTATCTCTCTACTAAGGTAAGCGGTCGTGATTATGATATGGAATACCTTATTCTGGGAATCCTTCAGCATGATATTTATCATCTTGGACAAATAGGTTTGATAGAAAGTCAGTTAAATAAAACCGAATCAGATAGCGGTGTATTTAAAGCATAATACATGGATTTTATAGATTATTATAAATTACTGGAACTGGAGAGATCTGCTTCACAGGCTGATATTAAAAAGGCCTATCGAAAGCTTGCCAGGAAATACCATCCCGATCTTAATCCAGATAACAAGGAAGCCCAGATTAAATTTCAGCAGATCAATGAAGCGCATGAAGTTTTGAGTGATCCTGAAAAGCGTAAGAAGTACGACGAATATGGGAAAGACTGGAAACATGCAGATCAATTTGAGGAAGCTAAACGGCAGCAACAGGCCTCAGGTGGATTTGGTGGTGGTTTTCAGGGTGACGGCCAGCAATCATATTCCGGAAATTTTGAAGATGATACCTTTTCAGACTTTTTTGAGCAAATGTTTGGTGGGAGAGCAAGAGCGCAGGGTGCCAATAGAGGCGCACATTTTAAAGGCATGGATTTTAATGCAGAGCTACAATTGCGCTTAAGTGAGATCTATAAAGATCAAAAGCAAACGCTTACCGTAAACGGTAAATCTATAAGACTTACAATTCCCGCGGGTGTTGAAAACGGTCAAACGATAAAGATAAAAGGACATGGTGGCCCAGGAGTACAGGGTGGTCCAAAAGGAGACCTGTTTATAACGTTTCAGGTTTTAAATGATAC from Christiangramia sp. OXR-203 harbors:
- a CDS encoding succinate dehydrogenase cytochrome b subunit encodes the protein MAKSALLKSSLAKKYWMAFTGLFLCLFLVGHLFGNLQLLLPVSEMARDQFNEYALFMTTNPAVKVLSYVTYISIIFHAIDGLLLTIHNRKARPQGYVNFKPSTNSKWSSRNMGILGTVILAFIVIHMTMFWAEMKFGGLDDTYYTTANGEEVKDLYTLTIKTFQDAQYGLLWAIAYAVAMLAIGFHLSHGFSSGFQSLGVNHPKYNGFIRKTGYAFAVLVPLAFAVIPFYIHFVLEKI
- a CDS encoding DinB family protein; this translates as MKERTEKLIQKLSETFEGDPWFGQSLMRKLENVPYIIGYKTCIPKSHSVAEIVAHLICWKKFVYEKLKNNEDFDISIDSEMDWPEIKIHSKEEWEELKRNLVAAQCRIYEALHEKPDDSYLSTKVSGRDYDMEYLILGILQHDIYHLGQIGLIESQLNKTESDSGVFKA
- a CDS encoding J domain-containing protein, producing the protein MDFIDYYKLLELERSASQADIKKAYRKLARKYHPDLNPDNKEAQIKFQQINEAHEVLSDPEKRKKYDEYGKDWKHADQFEEAKRQQQASGGFGGGFQGDGQQSYSGNFEDDTFSDFFEQMFGGRARAQGANRGAHFKGMDFNAELQLRLSEIYKDQKQTLTVNGKSIRLTIPAGVENGQTIKIKGHGGPGVQGGPKGDLFITFQVLNDTDFRREKEHLYATENISLTTAILGGEIKVKTFDGEVKLNVKPGTENGSKVKLKGKGFPKYKKKDQFGDLFITYQVDIPKNLTEEQKELFQKLKNTGL